A region of the Streptosporangiales bacterium genome:
GTCTGGAAGGTGAGCGGGATGGTGCCGGGCTTGTTGAACCGCGCCGAGTCCAGGTACATCTGCGCGTCGCCGTACACCAGCGCCTCGAACCAGCCGTGTTCTGGGCAGCGCTTGCGCAGGTAGACCTTGTCGTCGCGGACGTTCACCTGCGCGTCCACCACCGTCTTGCACACGGGGCACACCGACCTGGTGAACTCGATGAACACCTCCGTCCGGTCCTGCTTCATGCCTGCCCTCTCGCCGCCGCCACGCCATCAGCTTGACCCTGCCGGCGCCGCGGGTCCAGGTCGGTAAGCCTGCTCACATACCCGGGCGTTATGTTCGAAGGATGCCGGAGACCGAACACACGCCTGGTGGCAAGGCGGGTGTGCAGTCGATCGACCGGGCGGTCGCGGTCTTGCGGTGCTTCGGGCCGCAGCGCCCGGAGCTGGGCATCAGCGAGCTCGCCCGGACGACGGGGCTGTCGACGAGCACTGTCCACCGGCTGCTCGTCGCCATGCAGCGCAACGGCCTGGTGCGACAGGTCCCCGGCCGGCGGTACACGCTGGGCCCGTTGCTGGTGCAGCTCGCACGCAGCGGCCTGTTCCCCGCCACCGTCCGCGACGCGGCGATCGAGGTCATGCACGAGCTGCGCGACCGCTTCGACGAGACGGTGGCGGTGCACGAGCTGCTGCCGACGTACGAGCGGGCCGTCGTCGACCAGGTGGAGAGCCGGCAGGAGCTGCGCCGTACGTACATCGAGCTGGGCGCGCCGATCGCACTGCCGCTCGGTGCGCCCGGCAAGGTCATGTTGGCGTACGTGCCCGCGCAGGTGCGCGACGCGATCCTGGGCGAACCGATCGCGAAGGTCACCGCGACGACGGTGACCGACGTGGCCGAGCTGCGCGCGCAGCTCGACGAGATCAGGGAGACCGGCTACGCGTACTCGTACGCCGAGCGCACCCCGGGCATCCGGACGGTGGCCGCCGCCCTGTTCGACCACACCGGCGAGGTGGTCGGCGCGTTGAGCATCAGTGGGCCGGAGATGCGGATGCCGCACGAGCACATGGTCGAGCTTGCGCCGCCCATGGCGGAGGCCGCCTGGCAGGTCTCCGTGCGTCTCGGCGCCACCGTGGAGGGCCTGGCCGAGTGCAAGGAGCGCGCCGCCGGCTGACCCCGTGGCGTACCGCGGTACGGCAGGATGAGCGGCGATGACGACCTGGCTGCTGCGGCTGGACGTAGACGGAGAAGGACCGCGGGTCGCGGTCAAGGACTGCATCGACGTCGCGGGTACCCCGACGACCGTGGGCTGTGCGGCGATCGCGGCGGACGCGGAACCGGCGAGGTTCGACGCGCCCGTGGTGGCGAACGCCCGCGCGGCGGGCGCGCGGATCGTCGGCAAGACGAACCTCACCGAGCTGTGCCGGCACGCCGACGGCGTCAACCCGTGGACCGGCACGCCGCGCAACCCGCTCGACCCGGAACGGATCCCCGGTGGCTCGTCCAGCGGGTCGGCGGTGGCCGTCGTGCGCGGGGAGGCCGACGTCGGTTACGGCACCGACACCGGCGGGTCGGTGCGGGTGCCGGCCGCGTGCTGTGGGATCGCCGGGCTGAAGACCACGGCGTCGCGGGTGCCCACGCACGGGGTCTTCGAGTTCTCCCGCACGCTCGACACGGTGGGGCCGCTGGCCAGGGACGTCGCCGGGCTCGCCGTCGGGATGGGGTTGCTCGAGCCGGGGTTCGCCGCCGCCGCGACGTACGACGGTCCGCGTACGGTCGCCCGCCTGCGGCTGCCCGGCGTGGCGGCCGACCTGGACCGGGCCGTGGACGCCGCGCTCACCGCGGCCGGCATCGCGGCCACCGACGTCACGCTTCCCCAGTGGGACGACTGGGTCGCAGCCGCCAACACCATCATGACCGCGGAGGGCTTCCACGCGCACCGGCACCTCCTCGACCGTGCCGACCAGCTGGAGGAGCGGCACGCCGAGGGGATCAGGGAGGGCGCGGCGATCCCGGCGGAACGGGTGGTGGCAAGCCGTCGGCTCGACCGGGCCGCCCGCGTGGAGGTGGCCGAGCTGCTCGACCGCTACGGCGCGCTCGCGCTGCCCACCATGCAGTCGCTGCCGCCGAAGCTCGGCGAGCCGGCCGCGACGACGTACCTGACCGCGCCGGTCAACCTGCTGGGTCTGCCGGCGGTGGCGTTGCCGGTGCCGCGCGACGCCGGCGGGTTCCCTGCGTCGCTGCAGCTCGTCGGCCCCTGGTTCGCGGAGGAGCAGCTGCTGGCCCTGGCCGGGCTCGTGGAGACCGCGCTCGGCTAGCCGGCCACCGAAATGCCACGGGCCGACCTCGGGCGGTGTGGTCACCGCGAGGTCGGCCCGGTGCGGACCACCAATGGGAATCCCCAGCGGAGGCTCCGGGATTCGAACCCGGGAGAGAGCTATAAACCCTCAACCCGCTTAGCAGGCGGGCGCCATAGGCCAACTAGGCGAAGCCTCCAGATCTAGCGAACAAAGGCTACCGTTCCCGTCTCGACGGCTGCAAAGCGGCCGCGGTCAGGTCTGCGAGAGGTGGTCGGGGAACTGGATGTAGACGAGCTGGTCGCCGCGGCGCAGCTCGCCGGCGTGGTTCGCCGGGATGGCCTCCTCCCGGGAGCCCCTGACCACCGCGACCACGACCTCCGTCACATCGCGGACGCTCTTGCCGATCTCGGCCTCGGTGATCGGGCGCTGCTTCAGGTCCAGGCCGATACCGTACGAGATGAGGTCCTCGGCGACGGCGGCGACCGACGGCTTGCGTGCGGCGAGGCCGACCAGCCGGCCGGCGGCCTCCTGCGCGGTGATCACCGACCTGGCTCCGCTCTGCTTGAGCAGGTCGACGTTCTCCTCCTCCCGTACGGAGGCTGCGATGTAGACGGTCTTGTTCAGTTTCCGTACGGTCAGGGCGATCATCACCGCGCTGTTGTCGTCGTGCACGGTGATGAGCACGGCGCGGGCCCGGTCCACGCGTGCCTCTTTGAGGGTCTCCGACTGTTCCGCGTTCGCCTGGATCGCCACGAGGCCCATGGCCTGCGCAGCCGCCACCCGTTCCCCGCCGGGGTCGATGACGACGATGCGGTTCGGTTCGAAGCCGTCCGTGATGAGCGTGCGTGCGGCGGCCCTGCCTTTGGTGCCGAAGCCGCAGATGATGATGTGGTTACGCACTCGTGCCTTCCAACGGGAGATCCGGTACTCCTTGCGGCTGCGCTCCGACAGTGCGGTGATCGTCGTGCCGATCAGCACGATGAGGAAGAGGATCCGCAACGGCGTGAGGATGACGATGGTGAAGAACCTCGCCTGCGGGGTCACCGGCACGATGTCGCCGTAACCCGTGGTGGACAGACTCACCGTGGCGTAGTAGATGGCATCGAGCCAGCCCACCGTCGACCCGTCGGAGTCCTCGTACGCCTCGTGGTCGGCCATCACCATGACGGCCGACACCAGCACGATCGCGATGGCGAACGCGATTCGCCTGCCGATCTCCACCAGCGGTGGCCGCTCCCGCCGCTGCGGCAGCCGTAGCTCCATACGTGCCATGGAGGTCAGGCTAGTCCCGGCCCGGTGTCCGGCCGCGCTCAGCCGTGCGCGACCTGGCGTATCTCCAGCTCATCGTCGGCGTACCGCTGCCGCAGGACCTTCTTGTCGAACTTGCCGACGCTGGTCTTCGGGATCTCGTCGACGAACGTGAACTGGTCCGGCAGCTGCCAGCCCGCAAACTCCGCGCGCAGCGACTCGCGCAGCTCCTGCGGGTCCGGGGTGGCGTCCGCGGCGGCGACCACGCACGCGAGCGGGCGTTCGCTCCACGTCTCGTCCGGGATCGCGATGACGGCCGCCTCGAACACGCCTGCGTGCGCCATCAGCGCGTTCTCCATGTCGACCGACGAGATCCACTCCCCGCCGGACTTTATGACGTCCTTCGCGCGGTCGGTGATGGTGAAGAAGCCGCGTTCATCGACGGTGCCGACGTCGCCGGTACGCAGCCAGCCGTCCTGGAACTTCTCCGGGCTGTCCTCGCGGTAGTAGCTCTCGGTCACCCACGGGCCGCGCACCTCGAGCTCGCCGAGCGACTCGCCGTCGTTGGGCACGACGGAGCCGTCGCCGCCGACCAGCCGGTACTGCACCTCCGGAAGGATCCTGCCCTGGCTGAGCCGGCAGCGCAGCGCCTCCTCGCCGGTGAGCTCCTGCGGCGGGAACGCGGTGCTCGCCAGCGGCGAGGTCTCGGTCATGCCCCAGGCGTGGCGCACGGTGACGCCGAACTCCTGCTCGTACGCGAGCATCAGCGAGCGCGGCACGGCGGAGCCGCCGCAGATGACCTTGCGCAGCGACGACAGGTCGGTGCCCGCGCCGCGGGCGTGCTGCAGCAGGCCGGTCCAGATGGTCGGCACCGCGCCGGCGACGGTGGGCCGTTCCGCCTCGATCATCGCCGCGAGCGGCTCACCCTGCAGGAACCGGTCCGGCATCAGCAGGTCGGCGCCGACGAGCACAGAGGCGTACGGCAGTCCCCACGCGTTCGCGTGGAACATCGGCACCACCGGCAGCACCCGGTCGTCCTGCGACAGCGCGGCCACGTCGCCGCGAGCGAGCGCGGACGAGTGCAGGTACGTGGACCGGTGGCTGTAGACGACGCCCTTCGGGTTCCCCGTCGTGCCGCTCGTGTAGCACATGCCGGCGGCCTGCCGCTCGTCGATCTCCGGCCAGGGGAACGTCGGCTCCGCCGCGGCCAGCGCGTCCGCGTACCTGTGCACCTCCACGCCGTCGGCCGCCACCGTGGCGAGGTCGGCGTCCCCCGTCACGAGCACGTGGCGCACGCAGGGCAGCTTCGGCAGCAGCCGGCCGAACGGCTCGGCCAGCGTGCCGTCGACGATGACCACCTCGTCCTCGGCGTGGTTGACGACGTAGACGAGCTGTTCCGGGAACAGCCGGATGTTGATCGGGTGCAGCACCGCGCCCATCGCGGGAACGGCGAGGTACGCCTCCAAGTGCTCCTGGTTGTTCCAGCAGAATGTGCCGACCCGCTGGTCACCGTCCACGCCGAGCGCGCGCAGTGCGCCGGCCAGCCGGGCGATCCGGCCACCGAGCTCGCCGTAGCTGCACGACCGGGACCCGGTGCCCGTCCAGGTGAGTACGCGGCCGTCGCCGTGCGCAGTGGTGCTGTAGAGGGCGAGGTTCGTCAGGGAGAGAGGGACGTCCATCATCGTGCTCTTCATCGAGCCTCCTTGGTCACGGACGCAAGGTTGCTCACGATGATGGACCCACAACGCCGCCGGGCGCGAGGGGTACGCGGAATTTCCTGGTCAGGTGCCTACTCGGCGACCCGCACCGATCCCTTGTGCAAGGTGGCGTCGTACTTGCTCGCGGCGACGGCGTCGGCGAGGTCCTGACCCTCCGGCTTGGAGAAGCCGGGCAGCTGGATGACGCCGTTGGTGACCGGGCGTTCGACGGGTTCCGCGCTCAGCACGATCCCGCCGTAGACGACAGCGAGCCGCCGCCCGTCCTCCGACGAGCCAGTCATCCGCTTGGTCGTGGTCGCGAGCTTCTCCTTCGGCTCGCCTTCCAGGTTCATCTCCACCGCGTACGCGCCGGTGCCCGCCTTGTCCTCGACGACGTTCGAGCTGTCGATGTCCGAGCCTTCGAGGAACGGCTTGGCGAGGTGGTACCAGTAGGACCTGGCACGGTCGCAGGCGTGGTTCTCAGGCGGGTCGTGGCAACCCTCGTTCTTCACCACGGCGCCCTGCCCGACCTTGCCCGAGTTGATCACGCTGCTGAACTGCAGCTTCGGCCCGCTGTCCGGCAACGACTCCAGCTCTGGCTGCTCCACCTCGGGTACGGCCACGGTCACCAGGTTGTCGTCCACCCACCAGCGCGCGTCGGCTGCGCGGCCCATGTGCAGACGGAAGACCAGCGACTTGGCGACCGCTTCGCCTTGTTCGTCGGTCAGGTCACCGTCGATGGTGTACTCGACGTACGCCCAGCCACTGGGCACGTGTGCGCCTTGCATCTTGTCGAACAACTGGACGGCACCGAAGATCCCGGCGATGACCAGGCTGAACACGACGACAGTGCTGCCGAGGGCGAACAGCGAGTTCCCCCGGGTGCCCACCACATGCTCCCCTCGCCGGTCGACCTGCCGGCGGCCAGACTTGCACACTCGCCTCTGCGTCGCCAACGGCGAGGCTGTGTGTGACCGGGAGGGGACGGTATGCCTAGCGTTCGTCGAAGACGCGTTTGAGCTTACCGGTCGAACGAGCCAAGCTGCCCGGCTCGACGACCTCGACCGTGCAGGCGATCCCCAGCCGTTCCTTCAGCGACGTGGCGAGTGCGGCGGACGCGCCCGTGCCGTCGTCGACCGGCCGCGCCGGATCCCGCTCGACCTGCACGGTGAGCTCGTCCAGCCGGTGTGGGCGGGTGAGCACGAGCCGGAAGTGCGGGCTCAGTGCTGCGGTCGCGAGCACCAGCTCCTCCACCTGGGTGGGGAACAGGTTCACGCCGCGCACGATGATCATGTCGTCGCTACGCCCGGTGACCTTCGCCATCCTGCGGAACGTCCGCGCCGTGCCGGGCAACAGCTGCGAGAGGTCCCTGGTGCGGTACCTGACGACCGGCGACGCCTTTCGGGTGAGCGTGGTGAACACCAGTTCGCCCGGTTCGCCGTCCGGCAGCACCTCGCCGGTGTCCGGGTCGACGACCTCCGGGTAGAAGTGGTCCTCCCAGACGTGCAGGCCGTCCTTGGTCTCCACGCACTCGTTCGCCACGCCAGGGCCCATCACCTCGGACAGCCCGTAGATGTCCACCGCGTGCATGTCGAAGGCGTCCTCGAGTGCGGCCCTGGTGCCCGGGGTCCACGGTTCTGCGCCGAAGATGCCCACCTTGAGCGAAGAGGCGCGCGGGTCGAGCCCTTGCGCGTGGAACTCGTCGAGCAGCGCCAGCATGTACGACGGCGTCACCATGATGATGTCGGGCTCGAAGTCGCGGATCAGCTGCACCTGTCGCGGCGTCATGCCACCGGACACGGGTACGACGGTGCAGCCCAGGCGCTCCGCGCCGTAGTGCGCGCCCAGGCCGCCGGTGAACAGGCCGTACCCGTACGCGACGTGCACCAGGTCGCCTGGCCGGCCACCGGACGCCCGGATCGAGCGCGCCACCAGGTCGGCCCAGTTGTCCAGGTCGGCGCGGGTGTACCCGACCACGGTCGCGTCGCCGGTGGTGCCGCTGGACGCGTGCAGCCGCAGCACGTCGGCGCGCGGGACGCCGAGCATGCCGAACGGGTAGCTGTCCCTGAGGTCCTGTTTCGTGGTGAACGGGAACCTCCGCAGGTCGGCGAGCTCACGGCAGTCGTCGGGATGCACACCGGCCGCGTCGAACCGTTCCCGGTACAGCGGCACGTTCTCGTACGCGTGCCGCAGCGACCACCGCAGCCGCTCCAGCTGCAGTGCGGCGAGCTCGTCGCTGGACGCGGTCTCTATCGGTTCCAGCTCGCCGGTACCAGGGCGCAGGTCGAGCATCGTTGCTCCATTCCTCGTCACCAGGTGTAGAAGCCCTGTCCGCTCTTCTTGCCGAGCTCGCCTGCGGCGACCTTGTCGCGAAGCAGCTGCGGTGGCTCGAATCGCGCCCCGAGTCGCTCCTGCAGGTACTCGGCGATGGCCAGCCGCACGTCCAGCCCCACCAGGTCGGTGAGGTGCAGTGGTCCGATCGGCCAGCGGTAGCCGAGGCGCATGGCCTGGTCGATGTCCTCGGCGGACGCGACGCCGTCCGCGAGCATCCGGATCGCCTCCAGGCCGACCGCGACGCCCAACCGGCTGGACGCGAACCCCGGCGCGTCGTGCACGGTGACCGGCGTAAGGCCGAGCCGGCGCACCCGGTCGAGTGCGCGCGTCACGGTGTCGTCGGCAGCGCCCTCGTGCGTGACCACCTCGACCAGCGCCGAGGCGGGCACCGGGTTGAAGAAGTGCATGCCGCAGAACCGTTCCGGGCGCTGGAGAGCGGCCGCGAGGTCGGTGACCGACAGCGAGCTGGTGTTGCTGGCCAGGTCGGCGTCCGGCACGGCGCCCTCGGCCGCGGCCAGCATCCGCTGTTTCAGCGCGAGATCCTCCGGCACCGCTTCGACGACCAGCTTGGCGCGGTTGCCGATGTCGGTCACCGAGTCGGTGGTGCGCAGGTCGGCGAGCAGCACGTTCGCCGTGACGCGCGGCGGCAGCTTGCCGCGTTCCTCCGCCTTGCGCGCAGACGCGGCGACGCGTTCGCGCGCGGCCGCGGCGGCGTCCGCGTCGGACTCGACGATTACCACCGGTGACGCCGCGGCGAGGAAGACGTGTGCGATCCCCGCGCCCATCACGCCGCCGCCGATCACCGCGACGTGCTCCTCGTGCTTCCGCACCTGCGACCGTCCCTTCCTGCTAGGCGTCGTACTCCAGGCGGACGGTGGGACTCACCGGGTGCGACTGGCAGGTGAGCACGTAGCCGTTCGCCACCTCGGTGTCCTCCAGCGCGTAGTTCTGGTCCATCCGCACCTCGCCCTCGAGCAGCCGGGCCCGGCAGGTGCCGCACACCCCGCCCCGACAGGCATACGGCGCGTCGCCGCGTTCGCGCAACATCGCTTCGAGCACCGGCACGTCGTACGGCCCGAGCCGGAACGTGGTGGCGCGGCCGCCGAGCACGGCGGTCACCGTGCTCGCACCAGGTTGCGCCTTGGTGGGGGCAGGCGGCTGCGGCGGCGCGGGCGGGTCGGCGTGGAACAGCTCCACGTGCACGCGGGCGGCGCCGCGGTCGCGCAGGTACGCGCGCAGCTCCTGCACCATGGCGAACGGGCCGCAGAGGAACCACTCGTCCACCTGGTCCAGCGGGCACAGCGCCCGCAGCAGCCGGTCGAACCTGTCGGGGTCGAGGCGGCCGGAGAACAGCTCCACCTGCTGTGGTTCCCGCGACAGTACGTGCACGAGCGAGAACCGGTCCGGGTACGTGTTCTTCAGGTCGTACAACTCCTCGACGAACATCACCGAGCTGCTGGTGCGGTTGCCGTAGAAGAGCGTGACCCGGCTGCCCGGCTCGGTGGCGAGGACGGTCGACGCGATGGACAGCACCGGGGTGATGCCGCTGCCGGCGGCCACCAACCCGTAGTGGTTGCTCGCGGCCGGGTCGAGCGCCGGGGTGAACCGCCCGGTCGGTGTCATCACCTCGAGCACGTCGCCGGGCCGCAGCCGTCGCGCGACGTGCGCGGAGAACGCGCCGCCCGGCAGGTGCTTCACGCCGATCCGCAGTATGCCCGACCCGGCCGGGGTGCAGATCGAGTAGCTGCGGCGCTCCTCGTCACCGACGGCCGTGCAGCGGATGTTCACGTGCTGGCCCGCGGCGTGCCGGTACTCGCCCGCGAGCGTGTCCGGGACGTCAAGCGTGACGGCGTACGCGTCGTCGGTGAGCGCATCGACGGCGGCGACGCGCAGCTCGTGGAACACCGCCTGGTGCCTGCCGGTCGCCTCCTGCGTGGACGTGTTCCTCCCGCGACCGCCTCCTCCCGAGGCTCCGGCAGGTGCCGCGGCAGTGTCCGTCGGCCTTCTCCCAGTGGCGCGGCCCCTACCTCCGCCTCGCTCGTCGAGCTCCTTCGCGGCCGTCATCAGACGGCCTTCATTGCGTCGAACGGCTCCGCGCAGGCGCGGCAGACGTAGAGCGCCTTGCAGGCCGTCGACCCGAACCTGCTGGTCAACCGGGTACGCAGCGACCCGCACTGCGGGCACCGCACACCGAGCGCGACCGGCACCGGCCCGTGCGCAGGACCAGGCGGTGCGATGCCGAACTCCGCGAGCTTCCGCCTCGCGCCCTCGCTGAGCCAGTCGGTGCTCCACGCCGGACGCAGCGCGGTGTGCACCCGCACCTGCGCGTAGCCGGCGGCCTGCAGGGCCCGCTCGATGTCGGCCCTGATGGTCTCCATCGCCGGGCAGCCGGAGTAGGTGGGCGTGACGGTGACGTCGACCGCGCCGTCCCCGGCGACCGCAACGTCGCGCAGTACGCCGAGGTCGTCGATGGTGAGCACCGGCAGCTCGGGGTCCACCACCGCGGCGACCACGTCGTGAGGAGTCACGGTGCGGCTGCCGCGACCGCCTCCTCCCGAGGTTCCGGCAGGTGCCGCGGTGGTGTTCGTCGGGGTTCTCCCAGGACCGCGGCCCCTACCTCCGCCTCGCTCGTCGAGCTCCTTCGCGGTCACCATTGCGCCCCCGGATGTGCCCGGTGCAAAGCCTGCATCTCCGCCAGCAGGTGGCCGAGGTGCTCGGTGTGCAGGCCGCGCCTGCCCGCGGCCGCCGCCTCGGGTACGTCAGGACGCGTCAGCGTCGCGTCGGCCAGCACCTCGTCGACCGCGGCGTCCCACGCCGGGCGCAGCGTCGCCGGGTCGACCCCCGTGCCGTCGGCGGCCAGCTGGTGGGTCAGCTCGTCCGCCTCGAACAGCTCAGCCGCGTACGGCCACACGCCGGCCAGGCCGGCCTGCATCCGCGTGTGGCTCTCCGCCGTGCCGTCGCCGAGCCGCAGCGTCCACTGCACGGCGTGGTCGCGGTGGTACGCGACCTCCTTCACGGCCTTCGCGGCGATGCCGGCGAGCCGTTCGTCGCCGCTGTGTGCGAGCTCGGCGTACAGCAGGTGCTGGTACGTGGAGAACAGCAGCTGCCTGGCGATGGTGCGGCCGAAGTCGCCGGTTGGCAGCTCGACCAGCTGGACGTTCGTGAAATCCAGGTCGCCGCGCAGGTACGCGAGCGCGTCCTCGTCGCGGCCGCGTCCCTCCAGCTCGCCGGCGTAGCCGAGCAGCCTGCGTGCCTGCCCGAGCAGGTCAAGCGAGAGGTTCGCCAGCGCGAGGTCCTCCTCCAGCTCGGGCGCGCGGGCGACCCACTCGGCGAGCCGGTGCGACAGGATCAGCGCGTCGTCGCCGAGCCGCAGTGCGTACGCCGCCACGGCCGGCAGCGTGGTCTCACCAGTGGTGGCGAAGTACGGCGACCTGGTCACAGGTGCTCCACTCCCTCCGGCACGGAGTAGAACGTCGGGTGCCGGTACACCTTGTCTGCGGCCGGCTCGAAGAACGGGTCCTTCTCGTCAGGTGCGGACGCGTGGATGGCGCTGGCCGGCACCACCCAGATGCTCACGCCCTCGTTGCGGCGGGTGTAGACGTCCCTGGCGTTGCGCAGCGCCATCGCCGCGTCCGGCGCGTGCAGGCTGCCGACGTGCTGATGCGAGAGCCCGCGCCTGCTGCGCACGAACACCTCCCACAGCGGCCAGCTCCGCGACTCGGTCATGCCACCTCCTCCGTGGCCGCGTGCTTCGCGGCGTACGCCTCAGCCGCCTCGCGTACCCACCGGCCTTCCTCCTGGGCGGCGCGGCGGTGTGCGATGCGGTCGGCGTTGCAGGGCCCATTGCCCTTGATGACCTCGAACAGCTCGGTGTAGTCGAGCTCGGTGAAGTCGAAGTGCTCACGGTCGGCGTTCCAGCGGATGCCGTCGTCGGGCAGCGTCAGGCCGAGCGCCTCGGCCTGCGGCACGGTCATGTCGACGAACCGCTGCCGCAGCTCGTCGTTGCCGAACCGCTTGATCCGCCAGGTCATCGACTGCTGGGTGTGCGCCGACTCGGCGTCCGGCGGGCCGAACATCATCAGCGAAGGCCACCACCAGCGGTCCACTGCGTCCTGCGCCATCTCGTGCTGGGCCCGCGTGCCGTGGCTCAGTGTGTGCAGGATCTCGAAGCCCTGCCGCTGGTGGAACGACTCCTCCTTGCAGATCCGCACCATCGCGCGGGCGTACGGGCCGTACGAGCAGCGGCACAGCGGCACCTGGTTGGTGATCGCCGCGCCGTCCACCAGCCAGCCGATGGCGCCGATGTCCGCCCAGGTCAGGGTCGGGTAGTTGAAGATGCTCGAGTACTTCTGCCGGCCGGAGAGCAGCAGGTCGTACAGCTCTGCGCGGTCCACGCCGAGGGTCTCCGCGGCGCCGTAGAGGTACAGGCCGTGCCCGGCCTCGTCCTGCACCTTGGCGATCAGGATGGCCTTCCGGCGCAACGAGGGCGCACGGGTGATCCAGTTGCCCTCCGGCTGCATGCCGATGATCTCCGAGTGGGCGTGCTGCGCGATCTGCCTGATCAGCGTCTTGCGGTAGCCGTCCGGCAGCCAGTCGCGCGGCTCCACCCGCTCGTCCGCGGCGACCCTGGCGTCGAACTCGTCCTGCAGCGTGTCGGGCATGGCGCTCCTCCGTGCTTGCCACCATAGTCCCGACCGAACATTCGGTCTATAGTCGAGGGATGGCGACTCCAGCGCGTACCCGCTACACGCCCAACTCGCTGCTGCGGGTCGCCGTCGAGGTGTTCAACGAGCGCGGCTACGACGGCACCAGCATGGAGCACCTCGCGCGCGCCGCCGGCATCACCAAGTCGTCCATCTACCACCACGTACGGGGCAAGGAGGAGCTGCTCGGGCTCGCCCTCGATCGCGCCACCGGTGCCCTGTTCGGGGTGCTGGACGAGCCCGCGGCCACCACCGGGCCGGCCGTCGACCGGCTGCGGCACGTGCTCCACCGGGCCCCCGACGTCCTCGTCGCCGAGCTGCCGTACGTCAACCTGCTGCTGCGCGCCCGCGGCAACACCGACACCGAGCGCTGGGCGCTGCACCGCCGCCGGGAGTTCGACCAGCGCATCGCGGCCCTCGTGACGGCGGCCGCGGCCGAGGGCGACCTGCGCGCGGACATCGACCCGCACCTGGTGACCAAGTTGCTGTTCGGCATGGTGAACTCGATCACCGAGTGGTACCGCGCCGACCACGACACCGACTGGTCCGAGCAGCTGGGCGCCACCGTCGCCACCATCGCGTTCGACGGGCTGCGCCGCGGATGAGGCCGATCCCCGACGGCTACGAGTGCCGGCTGGACATCACGGTCACCGCGGCGATGACCGTGGACTTCGGCCACCTCGGCGCTGCCCACCAGGTCTACGCGACGTACTGGATGGCCAGGCACTTCGAGGAGGTCGGCCGGATGGTGCTCGTGCCGCACCTGGAGACCGGCGAGCAGGGCGCGGGCACCAAGGTG
Encoded here:
- a CDS encoding helix-turn-helix domain-containing protein; the encoded protein is MPETEHTPGGKAGVQSIDRAVAVLRCFGPQRPELGISELARTTGLSTSTVHRLLVAMQRNGLVRQVPGRRYTLGPLLVQLARSGLFPATVRDAAIEVMHELRDRFDETVAVHELLPTYERAVVDQVESRQELRRTYIELGAPIALPLGAPGKVMLAYVPAQVRDAILGEPIAKVTATTVTDVAELRAQLDEIRETGYAYSYAERTPGIRTVAAALFDHTGEVVGALSISGPEMRMPHEHMVELAPPMAEAAWQVSVRLGATVEGLAECKERAAG
- a CDS encoding long-chain-fatty-acid--CoA ligase; the protein is MKSTMMDVPLSLTNLALYSTTAHGDGRVLTWTGTGSRSCSYGELGGRIARLAGALRALGVDGDQRVGTFCWNNQEHLEAYLAVPAMGAVLHPINIRLFPEQLVYVVNHAEDEVVIVDGTLAEPFGRLLPKLPCVRHVLVTGDADLATVAADGVEVHRYADALAAAEPTFPWPEIDERQAAGMCYTSGTTGNPKGVVYSHRSTYLHSSALARGDVAALSQDDRVLPVVPMFHANAWGLPYASVLVGADLLMPDRFLQGEPLAAMIEAERPTVAGAVPTIWTGLLQHARGAGTDLSSLRKVICGGSAVPRSLMLAYEQEFGVTVRHAWGMTETSPLASTAFPPQELTGEEALRCRLSQGRILPEVQYRLVGGDGSVVPNDGESLGELEVRGPWVTESYYREDSPEKFQDGWLRTGDVGTVDERGFFTITDRAKDVIKSGGEWISSVDMENALMAHAGVFEAAVIAIPDETWSERPLACVVAAADATPDPQELRESLRAEFAGWQLPDQFTFVDEIPKTSVGKFDKKVLRQRYADDELEIRQVAHG
- the paaF gene encoding phenylacetate--CoA ligase gives rise to the protein MLDLRPGTGELEPIETASSDELAALQLERLRWSLRHAYENVPLYRERFDAAGVHPDDCRELADLRRFPFTTKQDLRDSYPFGMLGVPRADVLRLHASSGTTGDATVVGYTRADLDNWADLVARSIRASGGRPGDLVHVAYGYGLFTGGLGAHYGAERLGCTVVPVSGGMTPRQVQLIRDFEPDIIMVTPSYMLALLDEFHAQGLDPRASSLKVGIFGAEPWTPGTRAALEDAFDMHAVDIYGLSEVMGPGVANECVETKDGLHVWEDHFYPEVVDPDTGEVLPDGEPGELVFTTLTRKASPVVRYRTRDLSQLLPGTARTFRRMAKVTGRSDDMIIVRGVNLFPTQVEELVLATAALSPHFRLVLTRPHRLDELTVQVERDPARPVDDGTGASAALATSLKERLGIACTVEVVEPGSLARSTGKLKRVFDER
- a CDS encoding amidase, with translation MTTWLLRLDVDGEGPRVAVKDCIDVAGTPTTVGCAAIAADAEPARFDAPVVANARAAGARIVGKTNLTELCRHADGVNPWTGTPRNPLDPERIPGGSSSGSAVAVVRGEADVGYGTDTGGSVRVPAACCGIAGLKTTASRVPTHGVFEFSRTLDTVGPLARDVAGLAVGMGLLEPGFAAAATYDGPRTVARLRLPGVAADLDRAVDAALTAAGIAATDVTLPQWDDWVAAANTIMTAEGFHAHRHLLDRADQLEERHAEGIREGAAIPAERVVASRRLDRAARVEVAELLDRYGALALPTMQSLPPKLGEPAATTYLTAPVNLLGLPAVALPVPRDAGGFPASLQLVGPWFAEEQLLALAGLVETALG
- a CDS encoding 3-hydroxybutyryl-CoA dehydrogenase (converts (S)-3-hydroxybutanoyl-CoA to 3-acetoacetyl-CoA), encoding MRKHEEHVAVIGGGVMGAGIAHVFLAAASPVVIVESDADAAAAARERVAASARKAEERGKLPPRVTANVLLADLRTTDSVTDIGNRAKLVVEAVPEDLALKQRMLAAAEGAVPDADLASNTSSLSVTDLAAALQRPERFCGMHFFNPVPASALVEVVTHEGAADDTVTRALDRVRRLGLTPVTVHDAPGFASSRLGVAVGLEAIRMLADGVASAEDIDQAMRLGYRWPIGPLHLTDLVGLDVRLAIAEYLQERLGARFEPPQLLRDKVAAGELGKKSGQGFYTW
- a CDS encoding Ion channel protein, which encodes MARMELRLPQRRERPPLVEIGRRIAFAIAIVLVSAVMVMADHEAYEDSDGSTVGWLDAIYYATVSLSTTGYGDIVPVTPQARFFTIVILTPLRILFLIVLIGTTITALSERSRKEYRISRWKARVRNHIIICGFGTKGRAAARTLITDGFEPNRIVVIDPGGERVAAAQAMGLVAIQANAEQSETLKEARVDRARAVLITVHDDNSAVMIALTVRKLNKTVYIAASVREEENVDLLKQSGARSVITAQEAAGRLVGLAARKPSVAAVAEDLISYGIGLDLKQRPITEAEIGKSVRDVTEVVVAVVRGSREEAIPANHAGELRRGDQLVYIQFPDHLSQT